Genomic window (Sparus aurata chromosome 19, fSpaAur1.1, whole genome shotgun sequence):
atttatttacttttttatggATGACTTtcaatttgttgtgtttttcaaagtATTCAATCCGGATGTGCTGAATAACGGGACGCTCGCCCCCAAAACCCTCAACACGActgaaatcataaaaataaaaaaaaaaataaaaaaaatcatcctcCTCTCAAGCTATTACTCCGGATTGACTTGTCAAAGCCCGCTGCTGACAGCGTCCCCATCCAGCACGTCAGAAATTCTGTCAATATTTTGGAGACTGTATGACGGATCCAAAAGATGTTTATTAAATGGCCCTTTTGCGCGTGGGGCTCATGAGGCTCACAGCTGTAAGCCTTCAGAGGCATCAGGCACACAGCGACCAGCGTAATGCAAAACTTTGAAGTGCTATTTCTGGTCCAAGTTGTGCATGCACTCCACTCTTGGAAGACGAGTAAGCAGGGGAGTTGTATAAGgtcccaaacaaaaaaaaaaaaaaaaaagaaagaaagagagagagagaaagagagagcgagagagagaggggagaaggaaaaaaaaaaaagctgaatattgtACAGAGGTCTCATAAAACACTGCTTTCGCTGCGTTTGGCTTTTAGTGGCTTTCACTGTAAAATCCCAAATAGCTCCTGGAagccattttacattttcttacaGTGTGACTCCAGCACATTAGGATTCATGACACTAAACGGTTATTGGCCTTTTAATTGCAGGACgcgtctctttttctttctgtcttacGCATAAAAGTCAAATATGCTAGAATCGTTCTGAGGCGCAGACCTGGCGCGGGAAGCTTAAATACACCTGCAAAGTTATATAATTCCAGCgagcctttcattttttttttcctggcaaaGTCTTGAGTATGTGACCTCCACTCCTTGACTTGTTCAGTGATGTGTCATTCTTACCGTTCCTCCACCTGTTGAAAGAGCCCTCCAATTTGCGCACAGCAGAGCGGTGGATCGAGTTGTAAGGTCTAACTTGTTAAGTTGAGAACAACTAAACTTCCCCCTCTTTTTCCCcctggtctttttttttttttttttttttttttttggagaatgCCTCGCGTGGAACTAGCCTGGTAGCCAAGTAGATATTTTAATGGTTCGCATGGCACGTCTGCGCATGTGGCTTTGAACTCTAGCAGCCGGAGGTTCCTGCAGAGAGCGCCGCAAATCCCACTTGATAACTTCGACAACCCACAACGTTTTGCACACAGGCTATGCATCACTGGCCTGcaatagaagaagaaggaggaagaggaaaaaaaaaagattgagcCAAACCGTGATGGACACATTAGGTGTGTAACCAGTGCATCCAGGTTAAACACGGGCCCTTATGGTCAAGGTAACCTTTCAAGAAcgtgagatgctgctgctgctggtggtggtgctggtggtggtggtggtgctggtgaggatgatgatgatgatgatgatgatggtggtgatgatgtaGAAATAAAAAGCACAGATGTTGCACCGGTACACTGTGGTCAGAAAAAGTGGATTTccttgaaatgtgaaaaaataaataaataaataaaaatggacGCGTTGATGAGTGAGTGGTGACAGTGGACATGTCAAACCTCAGGTGTATTCCcacgggggtggggggggggttcccgagaaaaaaaaaaaaggacgtaTAGCTCATCTTCTGGGGTGCCACCTTTGGGATACCTTGCAGGTGTGTTGAGCATGCTGTCAGTCCACGCTGGTGGCGGTGAATCACACGTGTTCATAGATTGATGCATAGAAAGCACAAAAGTGACATCAGCAGACGGTTTGCTTGGTAATCTCGAGCCTCCATGTTAACAAAGACAATCTGACACATTTGCTTCATAAGCACTTAATTCAATACATGTCCACAACATGTGCTTTgcccttattttttttattttttttattttttacaaatccAGTTCTCGTCTCCTGCGCctcaacttttgtttttgctgttattCAGCCTTTTAACCAAATTCACAGTCAGCAATCTCACAATATCTGGGATTGATGATGCAAAGAGGCCAATAGACGTGTGGGCCCTGCGCCGTGGATTGTTATTTGGTGAGTGGATGTTATTGGGGGGAAAGGGGCTCCGCCAATGAGCGCTCGGCTGCGGGGCCACGTGTccgcccccctcctctcccattCATCAGGGCTGgactgtgttgtcttttcaattCATTTATCTGCAGGAATGATTGCGACTATCAGTCTAGAGCTCACCGCCTGACTGAGGAGGTGAAAGTTGCGCCACAGGAAGATAAACCGCAAAAGACAATATTGCATGTATACATGATTCTGCGTGTGCATCGGATGCGCGCTATAGGGGAATTCCTCGCGTCCTAGAAAGTAAACAGGGAAAATCGGTGGATTGGAGAGTTTGCTCAGTCGAGTGAGGTccaagagatagagagagggggaggaagaatATCTGCGCGTGATTTTGTGATTTCTGCTCTCAGTCGTCTCGGCGAGTCTAGACTGAAGATGCTCTTGGACGCAGGACCGCAGTATCCCACCATAGGAGTCACTACTTTCGGCTCCTCGCGGCATCACTCAACAGGCGaagtcacagagagagaagtggCGTTGGGGATCAATCCGTTCGCGGATGGGATGGGCGCCTTCAAAATAAACCACAGCTCCCACGACATCGGATCCGGACAAACGGCGTTTTCCTCCCAGGCGCCCGGCTACGCGGCGGCCGCCCTgggacaccaccaccacccgaCCCACGTTGGCTCTTACTCCACGGCGGCTTTCAACTCCACCAGGGACTTTCTCTTCAGAAATCGGGGATTCGGGGACGCCACCGGCGCGCAGCACAGTTTGTTCGCCTCCGGAAGTTTCGCAGGGCCACATGGACACTCAGATGCGGCGGGGCACCTGCTCTTCCCGGGGCTCCACGAGCAAGCGGCGAGCCATGCGTCTTCCAACGTGGTCAACAGCCAGATGCGGCTGGGCTTCTCGGGGGACATGTACGGACGGGCCGACCAGTACGGCCACGTTACGAGCCCGCGGTCCGACCACTATGCGTCGACCCAGCTGCACGGCTACGGCCCCATGAACATGAATATGGCCGCACACCACGGAGCAGGGGCCTTCTTTCGATACATGCGGCAGCCGATCAAGCAAGAGCTCATCTGCAAGTGGGTCGAGCCGGAGCAGCTGACGAACCCCAAAAAGTCGTGCAACAAAACTTTTAGCACGATGCACGAGCTGGTGACCCATCTGACGGTGGAGCATGTGGGGGGACCGGAGCAGACCAACCACATCTGCTTCTGGGAGGAGTGCGCCCGAGAAGGGAAGCCGTTCAAAGCCAAATACAAACTTGTAAATCATATCAGAGTACACACCGGAGAAAAGCCCTTTCCGTGTCCGTTCCCGGGCTGTGGCAAAGTGTTCGCCCGATCGGAAAATCTAAAAATTCACAAAAGGACTCACACCGGTAAGATCCGCGCAAAAGAACCGAGCGCtccttttgatttttcttttacatttttttttcatgccaaaaaaataaaataaaatccacacTGACAATGTCCCATCCAACAAAATATGCATGCGCTCCggctttattatttattaggCAGCTGGGCTCTCCTCGCTGGCATGTGATTCAGTGCAGTTGTCAACAGAAAATATTTCAcatgctctttttttctttttttttttttttcccccaaagcgtttgttattttcatgtgaAAAGTCTGCACGTTCAAATTGTTATTAATTTGATTCAATCCAGGAGGCTAAGTGGGTTAAATCCAAATTAATTTCCAGGCTGTAAAATGAAGGATAAAACaaatgctgcctttttttttttttgattcttCACTGCGTAAAAAAACAGTGCGTAAAAATGAAATCAAGTGTTTTCAAATTTGtgctttttcccccccctcttctctctatctctccctccgtgtgtgtgttttaggtgagaagccgtttaaGTGTGAGTTTGAAGGCTGCGACAGGCGGTTCGCGAACAGCAGCGACCGCAAGAAACACATGCACGTCCACACGTCGGACAAGCCCTATCTGTGCAAAATGTGCGACAAGTCCTACACACACCCCAGCTCCCTCCGAAAACACATGAAGGTAAAACTCTAAggattttacatgttttcattccTGAATTGTACAATTTTATAACTGCACgtgtgtttctttattttgtattatatatttttttttggcaggaAAGCGAGATTAAATAACGGAAATGCTGTGTGATAATAGGAGAAAAAtggctgcatgttttttttttattattattattattccagAGAATAGAGAAGCATAAGTTAATTCGCTCTGAcaccccttttcttttctttcttttctctcaacCGACAAATGAGATTAAGATCTTAATGAGGACAAGTAATGTTTTGGCTTCAGAGGACAGCCAGAGGAGGaagttttaattttgttttgacGATTTTATCAGAGATTtcatgtcttttaaaaaaacaaaccaagcgACAAACACCGACGTgcagcatgtttttttaaaaacatcctctcttcctttctgtCGAAGGTCCACGAATCCACCAATCCGGGACCGCAGCCATCTCCGGCGGCCAGTTCGGGGTACGAGTCGTCCACACCTCCCACCATAGTATCGCCGTCCACAGAGAACCAGAGCAGCAGCTCCATATCACCAGCAGCCTCAGCAGTACACCACACGACCAGCCACAGCACGCTGTCGTCAAATTTCAATGAATGGtacgtgtaaaaaaaaacaaaaaaaaacaacaaccataTTTttgaacagcaaaaaaaaagaatgagaaaaaggaaaagacattttaaaaaaagaggagagaaaaaaaactgcttggAAAATCAAagactttataaaaaaaaaaaaaaagtcagccaGTGAGACGTGGACTGAGAAAACACGGGAGGCCCGAACGATCAATTAAAGGCTGTCTTTTAAAGTCAATGAGAGAGAATGCATGGACAAAAAGGAGGCGAGGACAACCACCGAGTTTAactttctcccccctctcctcctctcctcctctcctctctccacacacacacacacacacaccctctctctcgatatttctctcttttttttttaatttttactcagagacttttttttttcctcttccaaaaaaaaaagagagatctCATAACGCATGCTATCTGCGGGGGAGGGggatgggaggggaggggggctgacattgtttcttttttgtacaTAAGGATTTCAACCACgctgtgtggtggtggtggtggaggaggaggaggtggagattgTGCTtgtgatggtggtggaggagaggaggagggaggaggtgaagaaaaaatgtaatattttattttgtaaatagttcTATCACAGTTTAAGGGAAGAATTTGTGACAAATGTTGGTCCCTAGATATATGGAAAAATGAGATGGTTTTAAAGAATATTTGCGATGAATAGACTTCATTGAACAGAATGTTATAGTTGTGAACCAAATGTGAATTATTCAGTATTACTACAAGTCTCTCTACACGTCGAACCTAACCGACTCTTAGTATTAATGTGCTTTTTGTAGCCTTATTCAGTGCAACAACATTTTTCGTCCAAGGTCCAGTTTGAGTAGCACAGTATTCATTGTTGTTATTTAATGTCATGTCCGATAAAAAAATCGTGTAGTgaaagcctgaaaaaaaaatttccgTGTCAATCTGTTTATGTAcgtgatataaatataaacaaacaaacaaaaaaaaatatttctctctgtcaattgcttttttttggttttgttttgttttttgttttttctgtttgttgtctgGAAGGGAAAACGTATTATTACATGTTAAAAAGGTAGCTCGATTCTTTTCCATATTTATCCGCATGTAAAAAAGGACCGTGTTTAGAAAAATTGGTCGGTATTTATGGAGAAATGCGCTCgtatgttttaaacattttttttagtttactactacaacaacaacaacaacgacaaggtcaaaaataataatgtttggATACATTTTTCGTACTATATTAAAGGATTAAAAAATtcaataatgcaaaaaaaaaaaaaatgaagaagaaagaatgCGTTTTGGAGGTGTTTCCTTTTGCTGCTGTGTGGAACTTTGGTGCGTAATACTTCATTTGGCGCGGTATCGATTTACGCATTAGCCAATGTTTTAGCTGCACGAATAATTATGTGCATGCTtttgcaactgtgtgtgtgtgtgggagagattcagtgtgtgtgtgtgtgtgtgtgtgtgtgtgtgtttgtgtcatccAGAGCTAAAGGTTATGCCTCAGACTTCCCTGACAGTCAATAAGAAGTAAAtccacctcccctccctcccctcctctcctctcctctcctctatccttcctctcctctcttgcaTCTTCTGTTTATCGGAAATTAACATCCAACACTTTGCCCCGCAGTAATGTGGGAAATTAAATCGATTAATCACGCCCGGTTGTTCCTTCTCCgtgttcaaaaaaaaagaagaagaaaaaactcggaataaaaaaaagaaaaaaagtcgcGTTAGTTAATTGTTCGggaatctaatttatttttcttgccGTTTGTCGGATTTCCTAGATTTTTAAAAGGGGAAGGGggaagatagagagagatagagagagagagagagaggggggagacgAGGAGTCAATGTGGCCCCCTCATTGTTCCTGGCTGCAGCTTGCTTGACCGCCCCATTAGGCAGAGATCACATCAGCAGCCGCCAGTGATCATGGTTAACACTGCCAGTGCGCACGGAGCCCCACGATCTGTCAGTCTGCAGCTTTGTCAGAACTGCTGCACACAGACGAAACACAACCGAAAATTCTTAATCCTAAAAAgaatctacacacacacacacacacacacacacgcgcgcgcacagcAGCaagggaggggtgtgtgtggaGAAAACATCCACAACTCCCACCACCatctttatcctttttttttttcttttttttttggaaaatgtattgaaatgtattcatattttcttttcacgGACTATTAAATGTGGAGATAAATGAAGGATGGtaataaaatgacttttttcGACTCTATTTAACACTATCTATCTGGGAGGGTTTgggtgggagaggagaggaggggagggaaaacGCGCGCGTGTGAATCCGTCCtgagaggggaagaagaagaagaagtcactttggctaccaaaaaaaaaaaaaaaaaaaaagagcaaagctGTCGTAGAAAACATCTTCACATGTAACTGGAaatataaatagtttttaaaaaaagggggcaggatgtgttaaaaaataaatacataaaaaaaatactatcTCGTGCGGTTTCCAGGCTGCACACGTGCGCCATGTATGTGTCAAACGCGCCGATAAGGAAGCTtagaaaatatgtgtgtgtccatcctGTGAactcgagagagagagagaaaaaatgtagAAATTCTTGTTTTAGAGCCTTTTTCTAATGATGGAAAAATACTCTCCTGGAAAACATTTGGAGTTTTGTTTGGATTCATTCTTATTTGCCTCATTACGGCCTTgactttttctccccctctccccctctcctcctcctcctcttcctcctctattTTAATTCCCTGCACATGTTTTTACTGAAGAGAGAAACGTTATAGTCTCCAAAAAAACGCAGCCAGACGTGCCCAACGCGAGGCATGAACCCTGACGGTGCTGTTTAATTTCCATCTCATGCCTTCTTGTCGCGtctacacacacgcgcgcgcgcgcgcccacacacacacacacacacacacacacacttcactacGCTGGTGTCGAGAATCAAATGCTCGTAAACGGAGGAGTCGACGACAGGCTCGCAAGCGCGTCTCCGCAGTTGCGCTGATGGTGACTCCAGATCAAATAGGAGGCGCggcgacaaaaaaaaaagcatccactttaaaatgtatttacgCTCGAGTCTGCGAAAAATGACAAACACTCAGATATCGGGAAGGCGCAGGCGCCGGCGTCATGAATATTTATTACCAGCACTTGTGGCCAGTAAACCGAGCCTGACGTTTGTGTTACCAAGGTAGACACACAGAAATGGTGGTTCAGCCTTTTCactccatcttgtttttttttatttgtgtgtttacacatttaaatgtccgaattgtttgttttttgtcttcccTAAAACAACGTCGAGTTAAATCCGCGCGTAAAGttaaaataacacacaacagaaTCGTCCCTAAATGGTTCCTTCTTGgcgacatttaaaaaaaaaatttttttaccTTTCCTCTCCAGAGACGCGCAGAAACCCGGCTgcccagtttaaaaaaaaaacagaataaatccAACTTTCGCTTCTCCTTCCACCCCTCAGTCTAAGATTAGAATAAAAGCCATAATCCCgcgcctcccccctcctcctctcttgaTGGATGAGGTGCCCATTTGCGTGTGCCAGCACTCTGATCTGCATGCCCAGCTGCCGTCACTCAATGAGAACTAAATCGATAAGTTAAACATTTTGCAGTTTGGGTTT
Coding sequences:
- the zic1 gene encoding zinc finger protein ZIC 1 isoform X2 gives rise to the protein MLLDAGPQYPTIGVTTFGSSRHHSTGEVTEREVALGINPFADGMGAFKINHSSHDIGSGQTAFSSQAPGYAAAALGHHHHPTHVGSYSTAAFNSTRDFLFRNRGFGDATGAQHSLFASGSFAGPHGHSDAAGHLLFPGLHEQAASHASSNVVNSQMRLGFSGDMYGRADQYGHVTSPRSDHYASTQLHGYGPMNMNMAAHHGAGAFFRYMRQPIKQELICKWVEPEQLTNPKKSCNKTFSTMHELVTHLTVEHVGGPEQTNHICFWEECAREGKPFKAKYKLVNHIRVHTGEKPFPCPFPGCGKVFARSENLKIHKRTHTGEKPFKCEFEGCDRRFANSSDRKKHMHVHTSDKPYLCKMCDKSYTHPSSLRKHMKVHESTNPGPQPSPAASSGYESSTPPTIVSPSTENQSSSSISPAASAVHHTTSHSTLSSNFNEWYV
- the zic1 gene encoding zinc finger protein ZIC 1 isoform X1 produces the protein MLLDAGPQYPTIGVTTFGSSRHHSTGEVTEREVALGINPFADGMGAFKINHSSHDIGSGQTAFSSQAPGYAAAALGHHHHPTHVGSYSTAAFNSTRDFLFRNRGFGDATGAQHSLFASGSFAGPHGHSDAAGHLLFPGLHEQAASHASSNVVNSQMRLGFSGDMYGRADQYGHVTSPRSDHYASTQLHGYGPMNMNMAAHHGAGAFFRYMRQPIKQELICKWVEPEQLTNPKKSCNKTFSTMHELVTHLTVEHVGGPEQTNHICFWEECAREGKPFKAKYKLVNHIRVHTGEKPFPCPFPGCGKVFARSENLKIHKRTHTGEKPFKCEFEGCDRRFANSSDRKKHMHVHTSDKPYLCKMCDKSYTHPSSLRKHMKKVHESTNPGPQPSPAASSGYESSTPPTIVSPSTENQSSSSISPAASAVHHTTSHSTLSSNFNEWYV